The Solibacillus sp. FSL W7-1464 genome contains a region encoding:
- a CDS encoding response regulator transcription factor, which yields MVKTVLVVEDEMPIATLLKYNLEQAGFDVLLAHDGQAGLDTAVAQTPDLILLDLMLPKLDGVEVCKELRRLRINIPIIMLTARDDEFDKVLGLELGADDYMTKPFSPREVIARVKAVLRRFSGPVVEETVESSEVVYSFGNLKVFPERFEAFIDEESLEFTPKEFELLVYLLENKNRVLTRDQLLSAVWNYDFAGDTRIVDVHISHLRDKIEENSRKPLFIKTIRGLGYKFEEPKK from the coding sequence ATGGTTAAAACAGTTTTAGTAGTAGAAGATGAAATGCCAATTGCAACATTATTAAAATATAACTTGGAACAAGCAGGTTTTGACGTTCTATTGGCCCATGATGGTCAGGCGGGTCTTGATACAGCAGTAGCACAAACACCGGATCTGATTTTATTGGATTTAATGCTGCCAAAACTTGATGGTGTTGAAGTTTGTAAAGAATTACGACGTTTGCGCATCAATATACCGATTATTATGCTGACTGCGAGAGACGATGAATTTGATAAAGTATTAGGTTTGGAGCTCGGTGCTGACGATTATATGACAAAGCCATTCAGCCCGCGTGAAGTAATTGCCCGTGTGAAGGCTGTATTGCGACGTTTTTCTGGACCGGTAGTGGAAGAAACAGTTGAATCGAGTGAAGTTGTCTATTCATTCGGCAATTTAAAAGTTTTCCCTGAACGATTTGAAGCATTTATCGATGAAGAGTCTTTGGAATTCACGCCGAAAGAATTTGAACTCCTCGTTTACTTACTTGAAAATAAAAACCGCGTATTAACGCGAGATCAGTTGCTTAGTGCTGTATGGAACTATGATTTTGCCGGAGATACTCGAATCGTAGACGTACATATTAGTCATCTAAGGGATAAAATCGAAGAAAATAGTCGTAAACCATTGTTTATTAAAACAATCCGTGGTTTAGGTTATAAATTTGAGGAGCCAAAAAAATAA
- a CDS encoding ATP-binding cassette domain-containing protein encodes MTNGINIELVNLTKSFGEKQVLKDINLTIPAGQFVAIVGKSGCGKSTLLRIIANLEQKTAGESLKDGIQQEDFSGVRVMFQEDRLLPWLSVLENVGVGTELKKDWQPLALKSLEHVGLKDRAKEWPHVLSGGQKQRVALARALSAQPRLLLLDEPLGALDALTRLEMQNLIEQLWLSQKYTSLLVTHDVAEAITLADRIILIEDGNVALDLPVKLPRPRTRSNPQFAELEEILLQHLLGRQTKTETPIKQKELQAII; translated from the coding sequence ATGACAAATGGAATCAATATTGAGTTAGTAAATTTAACAAAAAGTTTCGGTGAAAAACAAGTGTTAAAGGATATTAATCTAACAATTCCCGCAGGACAATTTGTTGCAATCGTCGGGAAAAGCGGATGCGGAAAAAGTACGCTTCTTCGTATTATTGCTAATTTAGAACAAAAAACTGCCGGGGAATCATTAAAGGACGGTATTCAACAGGAAGACTTTTCAGGTGTTCGCGTCATGTTCCAGGAAGATCGTTTACTCCCATGGCTGTCTGTTTTAGAAAATGTAGGAGTTGGCACAGAGTTGAAAAAGGATTGGCAGCCGCTCGCTTTAAAGTCACTTGAACACGTAGGTTTAAAAGACCGTGCAAAAGAGTGGCCACATGTACTGTCAGGAGGCCAAAAACAACGTGTTGCATTAGCACGTGCGCTCAGTGCACAGCCGAGACTTTTATTATTGGATGAACCGCTTGGTGCTTTGGATGCATTGACACGACTGGAAATGCAAAATTTAATTGAACAATTATGGTTAAGTCAAAAATATACATCGTTACTTGTGACACATGATGTGGCAGAGGCAATTACATTGGCAGATCGAATTATTTTAATCGAGGACGGGAACGTGGCTTTGGATTTGCCGGTAAAACTTCCTCGTCCAAGAACGCGGTCAAATCCGCAATTTGCGGAGCTTGAGGAAATTCTGCTTCAACATTTATTGGGACGACAAACAAAAACAGAAACACCTATCAAACAAAAAGAATTACAGGCAATTATATAA
- a CDS encoding sulfonate ABC transporter substrate-binding protein — MKKLLSVFLLLILSIILVGCSSSNAENKKVRIGYQKNGTTLLLKANGELESRLKELGYSVEWSEFNTGSSIMEALNSGAIDFANASDAPSMMALSKGMNFKYIAGEESSPQTEGILVKNDSSIQSIEQLKGKKIAYNKASISEYLLVTALETVNLTLDDVESVILSPADATIAFQNGEVDAWVTWDPYMTVSESKGNRILATGEGIVEHRGFYYASDKFIESNKEAVVAYVEELSKVGEAIDTDSSDAAEILEENTGIAADVWVTSLARRSSVATYLDEAAQADLQRLNEDLYDIGLTTDLVENLENYIWKP; from the coding sequence ATGAAAAAACTATTATCTGTCTTTTTACTTTTAATCTTATCTATTATTTTAGTCGGGTGCTCGTCATCGAATGCCGAAAATAAAAAGGTTCGAATCGGTTATCAAAAAAACGGGACTACATTGTTATTAAAGGCGAATGGAGAACTTGAATCACGTTTAAAAGAATTAGGCTATTCAGTGGAATGGTCTGAATTCAATACTGGAAGTTCCATTATGGAAGCATTAAACTCAGGAGCAATTGATTTTGCCAATGCAAGTGATGCCCCTTCCATGATGGCATTATCAAAGGGTATGAATTTCAAATATATCGCAGGTGAAGAATCATCTCCTCAAACAGAAGGGATTTTAGTAAAAAATGATAGCTCAATTCAGTCAATCGAACAATTAAAAGGCAAAAAGATTGCATACAATAAAGCTTCCATCTCCGAATATTTACTAGTTACTGCTCTGGAAACAGTTAATCTGACACTGGATGATGTAGAATCCGTTATTTTAAGTCCTGCCGATGCGACGATAGCATTTCAAAACGGTGAGGTTGACGCCTGGGTTACGTGGGATCCGTATATGACGGTTTCCGAAAGTAAAGGCAATCGAATTTTAGCTACAGGCGAAGGCATTGTGGAACATCGCGGCTTCTACTATGCATCTGATAAATTTATTGAATCCAACAAAGAAGCAGTAGTTGCCTATGTGGAAGAACTATCTAAAGTCGGTGAAGCCATCGATACAGATTCAAGCGATGCAGCTGAAATTCTTGAAGAGAATACAGGTATCGCTGCTGATGTTTGGGTAACAAGCTTAGCCCGCCGTTCATCTGTCGCTACTTATCTGGATGAAGCTGCACAGGCAGATTTACAAAGATTAAATGAAGATCTTTATGACATTGGGTTAACGACTGATCTTGTAGAAAATCTCGAAAACTATATTTGGAAACCATAA
- a CDS encoding ABC transporter permease subunit: MKKKKWIHLIEPWIIPILIIVIWEVSNKTGILANTILPAPSDVVKAGYEQAVSGVLFEHLQISTTRALIGFLIGGSIAFVIGILNGVVPFAQRYLDTTIQMLRNIPNLALIPLVIIWFGVGEEGKIFLVAISVFFPIYVNTYHGIRNVDPRLIEMGKIYNLSKYKLFFKVIILGAMPSILVGIRYSLGIMWLTLIVAETVAASSGIGYMSMNAREYMQLDIVVLAIILYAILGKIADSIAKLLEKKLLKWNPVYQ, from the coding sequence ATGAAGAAGAAAAAATGGATTCATTTGATTGAGCCGTGGATCATTCCTATTTTAATTATTGTCATATGGGAAGTATCGAATAAAACAGGTATCCTTGCTAATACAATTTTGCCTGCCCCTTCCGATGTAGTAAAGGCAGGCTATGAACAAGCCGTTTCCGGAGTTCTGTTTGAACATCTTCAAATTAGTACAACACGTGCTTTAATCGGATTCCTGATCGGCGGAAGCATCGCTTTTGTAATCGGTATTTTAAACGGAGTCGTCCCTTTTGCACAGCGATATTTGGATACAACTATTCAAATGCTGCGTAACATTCCGAATTTGGCACTTATTCCATTAGTTATTATATGGTTTGGTGTCGGTGAAGAAGGAAAGATTTTCTTAGTGGCCATCAGCGTATTTTTCCCGATTTACGTCAATACATACCATGGCATCCGCAATGTTGATCCACGGTTAATCGAAATGGGGAAAATTTATAATCTTTCGAAATACAAATTGTTTTTTAAAGTAATTATATTAGGTGCAATGCCATCCATTTTAGTAGGTATCCGCTACTCATTAGGAATAATGTGGCTTACTTTAATTGTTGCAGAAACGGTTGCAGCAAGTTCGGGAATCGGCTATATGTCGATGAATGCCCGAGAGTATATGCAACTTGATATTGTTGTATTGGCCATTATTTTATATGCTATTTTAGGAAAGATTGCGGATTCCATCGCAAAACTATTGGAGAAAAAATTATTGAAATGGAACCCCGTGTATCAGTAA
- the mdh gene encoding malate dehydrogenase: MTLKRKKVSVIGSGFTGATAAFLAAQKELGDVVIIDLPSAENPTKGKALDMWEAAPVQGFDSYVKGSSDYEDTANSDVVLITAGVARKPGMSRDDLVQINQGVMKAVASEIARTSPDATIIVLTNPVDAMTYTVFKESGFPKHRVIGQSGVLDTARFRAFIAEELNVSVKDISALVLGGHGDTMVPLTRYASVGGVPLQSLIPAHRLEEIVQRTRVGGGEIVNLLGNGSAYYAPAAAMVEMAEAILKDQKRVLPAIAYLEGEYGYEGIYLGVPTLLGAGGIEKIFELELTEDEKTALDQSADAVKDVMKALK, encoded by the coding sequence ATGACATTAAAACGTAAAAAAGTCTCAGTTATTGGCAGTGGATTTACTGGTGCAACCGCAGCATTTTTAGCAGCGCAGAAAGAATTAGGCGATGTAGTAATTATTGATCTTCCATCAGCAGAAAATCCTACGAAAGGGAAAGCATTGGACATGTGGGAAGCAGCGCCGGTACAAGGTTTTGATTCTTATGTAAAAGGCTCTTCCGATTATGAGGATACAGCAAACTCGGATGTCGTTTTAATAACTGCGGGTGTTGCCCGTAAACCAGGAATGAGTCGTGACGATTTAGTTCAGATTAATCAGGGGGTCATGAAAGCCGTTGCATCAGAAATAGCCCGTACCTCACCTGATGCAACAATCATCGTACTCACAAATCCAGTTGATGCGATGACCTATACAGTATTTAAAGAATCAGGTTTCCCAAAACATCGGGTTATTGGTCAATCCGGTGTATTGGATACTGCCCGTTTCCGCGCATTTATTGCCGAGGAACTGAATGTCTCGGTAAAAGATATATCCGCTCTTGTATTAGGCGGCCACGGGGATACAATGGTGCCTTTAACACGGTATGCTTCGGTTGGCGGCGTTCCTTTACAAAGTTTAATCCCTGCACACCGTTTAGAGGAAATCGTACAGCGTACCCGTGTAGGTGGCGGCGAAATCGTGAATCTGTTAGGTAATGGTTCAGCTTATTATGCACCGGCTGCGGCGATGGTGGAAATGGCAGAGGCAATTTTAAAAGATCAGAAACGAGTATTGCCGGCAATTGCCTATTTAGAAGGCGAGTATGGATATGAAGGAATATACTTAGGTGTTCCGACATTATTAGGTGCCGGGGGTATTGAGAAAATATTCGAACTTGAGCTGACAGAAGATGAAAAAACAGCGCTTGATCAATCTGCAGATGCTGTTAAAGATGTAATGAAAGCACTGAAATAA
- a CDS encoding group II intron maturase-specific domain-containing protein → MWRNSSYILRVSSTKSVGKVGYRPIKSAKKRLKDKLRILTSRKRTGTFSEIVKRINQTTVGWINYYGVANMKTFIQELQGWLNHRLRQLIWKRWKLPRTKYVKLRQYGIQHDEAMKTAHSRKGYWRISRSEVLHQAIPNKRLVKWGLKDLSQFYEQRYSKG, encoded by the coding sequence GTGTGGCGCAACAGCAGCTACATTCTTAGGGTTTCATCTACAAAATCTGTCGGGAAAGTGGGATACCGACCAATCAAGTCCGCCAAGAAACGACTAAAAGATAAGCTAAGAATACTGACGAGTCGTAAACGAACAGGGACATTTAGTGAGATTGTGAAAAGAATCAATCAAACAACGGTTGGTTGGATTAATTACTATGGAGTTGCCAACATGAAAACTTTCATCCAAGAATTACAGGGATGGTTAAACCATCGCTTACGTCAATTAATATGGAAACGGTGGAAGCTACCACGAACTAAATATGTGAAATTACGCCAATACGGAATCCAACATGATGAAGCGATGAAAACGGCGCATTCAAGAAAAGGGTACTGGCGAATATCACGAAGCGAGGTTCTACACCAAGCCATTCCAAATAAAAGGCTCGTAAAATGGGGACTGAAAGACCTGTCCCAATTTTACGAGCAAAGATACTCAAAAGGTTGA
- the ltrA gene encoding group II intron reverse transcriptase/maturase: protein MKKQESINLIDRIASHRNLWNAYKKVKGNGGAPGIDGITVDGLKAHLIKYEEPLKRKLKDGSYQPQPVKRVAIPKADGSKRYLGIPCVLDRVVQQAILQVIQPIIDPHFSDKSFGFRKGRNQHQAIALAKKYYEEGYRTVVDCDLKSYFDTIHHQRLRAYLEEFITDKIVLKLIWKFLRSGILDKDILIETTEGTPQGGPLSPILANVYLNKLDRELEKRGHRFIRYADDFVIYVKSPRAGERVMTSVKNFIEDELGLTINEQKSKVCGATAATFLGFHLQNLSGKWDTDQSSPPRND from the coding sequence TGCGTCCCATAGAAACCTATGGAATGCATATAAGAAAGTAAAAGGAAATGGAGGAGCACCTGGAATCGATGGTATCACGGTTGATGGACTGAAGGCGCATTTAATAAAATATGAGGAACCATTGAAAAGGAAATTAAAAGATGGTTCCTACCAACCTCAACCAGTGAAACGAGTAGCTATCCCAAAAGCGGATGGCTCCAAACGATATCTAGGTATACCATGTGTATTGGACAGAGTTGTTCAACAAGCCATTCTACAAGTCATCCAACCAATAATTGATCCACACTTTTCAGACAAAAGTTTTGGCTTTCGAAAAGGTCGAAACCAACACCAGGCAATTGCCCTCGCTAAGAAATATTACGAGGAAGGTTATCGAACAGTGGTGGACTGTGACTTGAAAAGTTACTTCGATACGATTCATCACCAGCGACTACGAGCTTATTTGGAAGAATTCATAACAGATAAAATAGTACTTAAGCTAATATGGAAATTCTTACGCTCAGGCATATTGGACAAGGACATCCTCATTGAAACGACAGAAGGTACACCCCAAGGGGGTCCACTCTCTCCAATTCTAGCAAACGTGTATTTAAACAAGCTAGATAGAGAGTTAGAAAAACGAGGACACCGATTCATTCGCTATGCGGATGATTTTGTGATTTATGTAAAGTCACCAAGAGCAGGTGAACGCGTCATGACCAGTGTCAAGAATTTTATCGAAGATGAACTGGGTCTCACAATCAATGAGCAGAAAAGTAAAGTGTGTGGCGCAACAGCAGCTACATTCTTAGGGTTTCATCTACAAAATCTGTCGGGAAAGTGGGATACCGACCAATCAAGTCCGCCAAGAAACGACTAA